A DNA window from Suncus etruscus isolate mSunEtr1 chromosome 8, mSunEtr1.pri.cur, whole genome shotgun sequence contains the following coding sequences:
- the UPF3A gene encoding regulator of nonsense transcripts 3A isoform X3, with protein MLRADASPGAGKPREEKRPGLSKVVIRRLPPNLTKQQLEEQLHPLPAHDYFEFCAADCSLYPHLYSRAYINFRDPDDILLFRDRFDGFIFIDSKGLEYPAVVEFAPFQKIVKKKLRKKDAKIGSIDDDPEYKKFLETYCIEEEKTSISPETLLGDIEAKTRELIGRRTTPLLEYIKSRKLEKQRIREEKREERRRRELERKRLREEEKKKRREEERCKRKEADKQKKPEKEVRIKLLKKTEKGEELRPEKARERDEEADAGDGKQECCPGYAALRPQPHKRSLEELQEKNHSWWSSRGTI; from the exons ATGCTGCGGGCCGACGCGTCGCCCGGCGCCGGGAAGCCTCGCGAGGAGAAGAGGCCGGGGCTGAGCAAG GTGGTGATCCGGCGGCTGCCGCCCAACCTGACCAAGCAGCAGCTGGAGGAGCAGCTGCACCCGCTGCCCGCGCACGACTACTTCGAGTTCTGCGCCGCCGACTGCAG tCTTTATCCTCATCTCTACTCAAGAGCATATATTAATTTTAGAGATCCTGATGACATCCTTCTTTTTAGAGATCGTTTTGATGGCTTTATCTTCATTGACAGTAAAG gtcTAGAATATCCTGCAGTGGTAGAGTTTGCTCCATTCCAGAAAATAGTTAAAAAGAAACTAAGGAAAAAAGATGCCAAAATTGGAAGCATTGATGATG aTCCAGAATATAAGAAGTTTCTGGAAACCTACTGCATAGAAGAAGAGAAAACTAGTATCAGTCCCGAAACTCTTTTGGGAGACATAGAGGCAAAGACAAGAGAACTTATTG gtaGAAGAACCACTCCTCTTTTGGAATATATTAAAAGTAGGAAATTAGAAAAGCAG AGAATTCGAGAAGAGAAgcgagaagagaggagaagaagggAGTTGGAAAGGAAACGCTTacgtgaagaagaaaaaaagaagagaagagaagaagaaagatgtAAAAGGAAAGAGGCAGACAAGCAGAAGAAGCCTGAGAAAGAAGTAAGGATTAag CtacttaaaaaaacagaaaagggagaGGAACTCCGCCCTGAGAAAGCCAGAGAAAGAGATGAGGAAGCGGATGCTGGAGATGGGAAGCAGGAATGCTGCCCTGGCTATGCAGCCCTGAGGCCCCAGCCCCACAAGAGATCTCTGGAGGAGCTCCAGGAAAA gaatcactcctggtggagttctagggggaccatatga
- the UPF3A gene encoding regulator of nonsense transcripts 3A isoform X4, which produces MLRADASPGAGKPREEKRPGLSKVVIRRLPPNLTKQQLEEQLHPLPAHDYFEFCAADCSLYPHLYSRAYINFRDPDDILLFRDRFDGFIFIDSKGLEYPAVVEFAPFQKIVKKKLRKKDAKIGSIDDDPEYKKFLETYCIEEEKTSISPETLLGDIEAKTRELIGRRTTPLLEYIKSRKLEKQRIREEKREERRRRELERKRLREEEKKKRREEERCKRKEADKQKKPEKEVRIKVTK; this is translated from the exons ATGCTGCGGGCCGACGCGTCGCCCGGCGCCGGGAAGCCTCGCGAGGAGAAGAGGCCGGGGCTGAGCAAG GTGGTGATCCGGCGGCTGCCGCCCAACCTGACCAAGCAGCAGCTGGAGGAGCAGCTGCACCCGCTGCCCGCGCACGACTACTTCGAGTTCTGCGCCGCCGACTGCAG tCTTTATCCTCATCTCTACTCAAGAGCATATATTAATTTTAGAGATCCTGATGACATCCTTCTTTTTAGAGATCGTTTTGATGGCTTTATCTTCATTGACAGTAAAG gtcTAGAATATCCTGCAGTGGTAGAGTTTGCTCCATTCCAGAAAATAGTTAAAAAGAAACTAAGGAAAAAAGATGCCAAAATTGGAAGCATTGATGATG aTCCAGAATATAAGAAGTTTCTGGAAACCTACTGCATAGAAGAAGAGAAAACTAGTATCAGTCCCGAAACTCTTTTGGGAGACATAGAGGCAAAGACAAGAGAACTTATTG gtaGAAGAACCACTCCTCTTTTGGAATATATTAAAAGTAGGAAATTAGAAAAGCAG AGAATTCGAGAAGAGAAgcgagaagagaggagaagaagggAGTTGGAAAGGAAACGCTTacgtgaagaagaaaaaaagaagagaagagaagaagaaagatgtAAAAGGAAAGAGGCAGACAAGCAGAAGAAGCCTGAGAAAGAAGTAAGGATTAag GTCACAAAATGA
- the UPF3A gene encoding regulator of nonsense transcripts 3A isoform X2 — protein sequence MLRADASPGAGKPREEKRPGLSKVVIRRLPPNLTKQQLEEQLHPLPAHDYFEFCAADCSLYPHLYSRAYINFRDPDDILLFRDRFDGFIFIDSKGLEYPAVVEFAPFQKIVKKKLRKKDAKIGSIDDDPEYKKFLETYCIEEEKTSISPETLLGDIEAKTRELIGRRTTPLLEYIKSRKLEKQRIREEKREERRRRELERKRLREEEKKKRREEERCKRKEADKQKKPEKEVRIKLLKKTEKGEELRPEKARERDEEADAGDGKQECCPGYAALRPQPHKRSLEELQEKSQNDNDKEWRDLERRLVEKESESRYHLDDSKKPRAHYDFDKVSRKNEEEPRLGKGLFFDRGKKEIQEDGASVETLERPEREKSKDGRASKQELMGSKDWPALRL from the exons ATGCTGCGGGCCGACGCGTCGCCCGGCGCCGGGAAGCCTCGCGAGGAGAAGAGGCCGGGGCTGAGCAAG GTGGTGATCCGGCGGCTGCCGCCCAACCTGACCAAGCAGCAGCTGGAGGAGCAGCTGCACCCGCTGCCCGCGCACGACTACTTCGAGTTCTGCGCCGCCGACTGCAG tCTTTATCCTCATCTCTACTCAAGAGCATATATTAATTTTAGAGATCCTGATGACATCCTTCTTTTTAGAGATCGTTTTGATGGCTTTATCTTCATTGACAGTAAAG gtcTAGAATATCCTGCAGTGGTAGAGTTTGCTCCATTCCAGAAAATAGTTAAAAAGAAACTAAGGAAAAAAGATGCCAAAATTGGAAGCATTGATGATG aTCCAGAATATAAGAAGTTTCTGGAAACCTACTGCATAGAAGAAGAGAAAACTAGTATCAGTCCCGAAACTCTTTTGGGAGACATAGAGGCAAAGACAAGAGAACTTATTG gtaGAAGAACCACTCCTCTTTTGGAATATATTAAAAGTAGGAAATTAGAAAAGCAG AGAATTCGAGAAGAGAAgcgagaagagaggagaagaagggAGTTGGAAAGGAAACGCTTacgtgaagaagaaaaaaagaagagaagagaagaagaaagatgtAAAAGGAAAGAGGCAGACAAGCAGAAGAAGCCTGAGAAAGAAGTAAGGATTAag CtacttaaaaaaacagaaaagggagaGGAACTCCGCCCTGAGAAAGCCAGAGAAAGAGATGAGGAAGCGGATGCTGGAGATGGGAAGCAGGAATGCTGCCCTGGCTATGCAGCCCTGAGGCCCCAGCCCCACAAGAGATCTCTGGAGGAGCTCCAGGAAAA GTCACAAAATGACAATGATAAAGAATGGAGGGATCTGGAGAGAAGACTTGTAGAAAAAGAATCGGAATCAAGGTACCACTTGGATGACAGTAAAAAGCCTAGAGCTCACTATGACTTTGACAAAGTTtctagaaaaaatgaagaagagcCAAGATTGGGAAAAGGATTGTTTTTTGACAGAGGGAAGAAGGAGATTCAAGAAGATGGTGCTTCTGTGGAGACTTTGGAGCgaccagagagagaaaaaagtaaagatgGCAGGGCATCCAAACAGGAACTCATGGGAAGCAAG GACTGGCCAGCCTTGCGGCTCTAG
- the UPF3A gene encoding regulator of nonsense transcripts 3A isoform X1 translates to MLRADASPGAGKPREEKRPGLSKVVIRRLPPNLTKQQLEEQLHPLPAHDYFEFCAADCSLYPHLYSRAYINFRDPDDILLFRDRFDGFIFIDSKGLEYPAVVEFAPFQKIVKKKLRKKDAKIGSIDDDPEYKKFLETYCIEEEKTSISPETLLGDIEAKTRELIGRRTTPLLEYIKSRKLEKQRIREEKREERRRRELERKRLREEEKKKRREEERCKRKEADKQKKPEKEVRIKLLKKTEKGEELRPEKARERDEEADAGDGKQECCPGYAALRPQPHKRSLEELQEKSQNDNDKEWRDLERRLVEKESESRYHLDDSKKPRAHYDFDKVSRKNEEEPRLGKGLFFDRGKKEIQEDGASVETLERPEREKSKDGRASKQELMGSKVLFFICIISLTSLYFLHRHSFTKPAGQYFLGIFKYRSISLKMCTLSSFTPLVIFGSRQL, encoded by the exons ATGCTGCGGGCCGACGCGTCGCCCGGCGCCGGGAAGCCTCGCGAGGAGAAGAGGCCGGGGCTGAGCAAG GTGGTGATCCGGCGGCTGCCGCCCAACCTGACCAAGCAGCAGCTGGAGGAGCAGCTGCACCCGCTGCCCGCGCACGACTACTTCGAGTTCTGCGCCGCCGACTGCAG tCTTTATCCTCATCTCTACTCAAGAGCATATATTAATTTTAGAGATCCTGATGACATCCTTCTTTTTAGAGATCGTTTTGATGGCTTTATCTTCATTGACAGTAAAG gtcTAGAATATCCTGCAGTGGTAGAGTTTGCTCCATTCCAGAAAATAGTTAAAAAGAAACTAAGGAAAAAAGATGCCAAAATTGGAAGCATTGATGATG aTCCAGAATATAAGAAGTTTCTGGAAACCTACTGCATAGAAGAAGAGAAAACTAGTATCAGTCCCGAAACTCTTTTGGGAGACATAGAGGCAAAGACAAGAGAACTTATTG gtaGAAGAACCACTCCTCTTTTGGAATATATTAAAAGTAGGAAATTAGAAAAGCAG AGAATTCGAGAAGAGAAgcgagaagagaggagaagaagggAGTTGGAAAGGAAACGCTTacgtgaagaagaaaaaaagaagagaagagaagaagaaagatgtAAAAGGAAAGAGGCAGACAAGCAGAAGAAGCCTGAGAAAGAAGTAAGGATTAag CtacttaaaaaaacagaaaagggagaGGAACTCCGCCCTGAGAAAGCCAGAGAAAGAGATGAGGAAGCGGATGCTGGAGATGGGAAGCAGGAATGCTGCCCTGGCTATGCAGCCCTGAGGCCCCAGCCCCACAAGAGATCTCTGGAGGAGCTCCAGGAAAA GTCACAAAATGACAATGATAAAGAATGGAGGGATCTGGAGAGAAGACTTGTAGAAAAAGAATCGGAATCAAGGTACCACTTGGATGACAGTAAAAAGCCTAGAGCTCACTATGACTTTGACAAAGTTtctagaaaaaatgaagaagagcCAAGATTGGGAAAAGGATTGTTTTTTGACAGAGGGAAGAAGGAGATTCAAGAAGATGGTGCTTCTGTGGAGACTTTGGAGCgaccagagagagaaaaaagtaaagatgGCAGGGCATCCAAACAGGAACTCATGGGAAGCAAGGTTCTCTTCTTCATTTGCATAATATCTCTTACCAGTCTGTATTTTCTACATAGACACTCCTTTACTAAGCCAGCAGGGCAGTACTTTCTAGGTATCTTTAAGTACAGGAGTATATCCCTAAAAATGTGCACTTTATCTAGTTTCACCCCACTGGTCATCTTCGGGAGCAGGCAGCTCTGA